CGCCGGCCGACCTCGAGCGGCAGTTCGCGCTCGCGACTCGACTCGGCGATCTGTTGCGGCGCGATTCCCTCGACACCGCCCGAGCGCGGGCCCTGCGGTCGCGGCTCCGCCCCCCGGGGCGAAATGCCGACGCCGATTCGATCGCCGCCCGGGTCGCCCGCCTGGAAGGTGCGGCGCGGGAGTTCGGTCCCCCGCGCGCCGGCACCGAGCCCGCAACCCTCGCTCGGCTCGAAGAGCAGATCCTGCGTGCCTACACGCGGGTCGAAGAGACCGATGCCGCACCGACTCCGGCGCTCGAGCAGGCCTGCGCCAAGCTCGGGCGCGACCTCGACGAACTCGACTCTCGGCTCGGCTCGCTCGAATCGCAGGCGCGCGAGCTCACGCGATCGGCTCGATGAGTCCGGTCATCTCGCCCGATCCTCCGGGTGCTCGAGGCGCGGTGCTCTCTTCAAACGCCCTCCGCGTGCTCGAGCGGCGCTATCTGCTTCGGGATTCCAGAGGGAGGCTCGTCGAGGAGCCGGGGCAGCTGTTTCGCCGCGTGGCGCGCACCGTGGCGGCGGCTGAGGGCAGGCGGCGGGCGCCGCAGTGGGCCGAGCGATTCGAGACGGCGATGTCGTCGCTCGAATTCCTGCCCAATTCACCCTGCCTGATGAACGCCGGAACGCCGCTCGGGCAGCTCGCGGCCTGCTTCGTACTGCCCGTCGCCGACGATCTACGGGCCATTTTCGACGCGGTTCGAGACATGGCGCTGATCCACCAGAGCGGCGGTGGCGTGGGCTTCGATTTCACGCCGCTCCGTCCGCGCGGCGATCTGGTCCAGTCCACCCACGGCGTCGCCACGGGACCGGTCTCGTTCATGGGCGTCTTCGACGCGGCCGCGGAGGCGATCAAGCAGGGCGGCCGGCGGCGCGGCGCCATCATGGGCGTTCTCGACGCCCGCCACCCCGACATCCTCGAATTCGTCGAAGCCAAGCTCGACGGCACGCGGCTTCGCAACTTCAATGTCTCGGTTGCGATACCCGACATCGTCATGCGGGCGCTGGAGCGCGGGGCCGATGTTCACCTGATCCATCCGCGCAGCGGCTCGCGAATCCGGTCACTCGCCGCGCGCGAGCTGTTCAACAGCATCACCCACGCCGCCTGGACGATCGGCGATCCCGGGCTCTTGTTCCTCGGGGCCATCGCGCGCGGCAATCCCACTCCGGCGCTCGGCGCGATCACCACGACCAACCCGTGCGGCGAGCAGCCGCTGCTCCCGCACGAGACCTGCACGCTGGGCTCGATCGCGGTGCAGCGATTCGTGCGTGGGCGGGGATTCGACGAGGATCGGTTGCGCGAGACGATCCGCCTCGGAGTCCGATTCCTCGACGACGTGGTGACGGTGACGCGACATCCGCTCCCCGCCGTGGCCGAGGCCACGCTCCGCACCCGAAAGATCGGACTCGGTGTGATGGGGTTCGCCGACGCCCTGATGCAGATGGGCGTGCCCTACGACTCCCCGGCCGCGCTCGATCTGGCGGGCGACCTGGCGCGCTTCCTTTCCGCCGAGGCCCGGCGTGCGTCCGAAGATCTCGCGCGGGAACGCGGTCCCTATCCGGCCTTCCGCCGCAGCCGGGATGC
This genomic stretch from Candidatus Sulfotelmatobacter sp. harbors:
- a CDS encoding adenosylcobalamin-dependent ribonucleoside-diphosphate reductase; translation: MLSSNALRVLERRYLLRDSRGRLVEEPGQLFRRVARTVAAAEGRRRAPQWAERFETAMSSLEFLPNSPCLMNAGTPLGQLAACFVLPVADDLRAIFDAVRDMALIHQSGGGVGFDFTPLRPRGDLVQSTHGVATGPVSFMGVFDAAAEAIKQGGRRRGAIMGVLDARHPDILEFVEAKLDGTRLRNFNVSVAIPDIVMRALERGADVHLIHPRSGSRIRSLAARELFNSITHAAWTIGDPGLLFLGAIARGNPTPALGAITTTNPCGEQPLLPHETCTLGSIAVQRFVRGRGFDEDRLRETIRLGVRFLDDVVTVTRHPLPAVAEATLRTRKIGLGVMGFADALMQMGVPYDSPAALDLAGDLARFLSAEARRASEDLARERGPYPAFRRSRDAARGRRPLRNATRTTVAPTGTIALVADCSAGIEPVFALVHRRLAFSGEEVLDEVHPMLAPALERAGLDPATWIERIGKAGSLRALGEPVPSSLRQLFVTALEVPPAQHVRVQAAFQKHIDSGVSKTVNLPREATPAQVAETYQLAWELGCKGITVYRYGSRAGQILCLPEDAEPGSARECAG